A DNA window from Microcystis aeruginosa NIES-843 contains the following coding sequences:
- a CDS encoding IS5 family transposase, which yields MTYEQVKTLKPTEFKRLCGVYPDTFKDMVTVLKAEKVWQKKTGRPSKLSREDQLLITLEYWREYRTYFHRGNSWGINESTAYRIVRKVENILIKSGLFNLPGKKALLESNSEIEVIVVDVSEQEIERPKKKQKSCYSGKQGYHTLKSQVVADQKSEQVICVRCEKGRVHDFRLWKESKIRLNKEIEILGDKGYQGIQKIHQNSQIPHKKKKKEKLSKEQKKANRQLSQRRIVIEHIHRRLKIFRILSSRYRNRRRRFGLRLNLIAGIYNYELRYRQKDIS from the coding sequence ATGACTTACGAACAAGTAAAAACTTTAAAGCCAACAGAGTTCAAACGCTTGTGTGGCGTGTATCCAGATACATTTAAGGATATGGTAACAGTCCTAAAGGCAGAAAAAGTTTGGCAAAAAAAGACAGGTAGACCTAGCAAATTGAGTAGGGAAGACCAACTACTAATAACACTAGAATATTGGCGAGAATATCGCACCTATTTTCATCGGGGAAATAGTTGGGGTATTAACGAATCAACGGCGTATAGAATTGTTAGGAAAGTAGAGAATATTCTCATCAAATCAGGTCTGTTTAATCTACCCGGAAAAAAAGCCCTATTAGAAAGTAATAGTGAAATAGAAGTAATAGTGGTGGATGTGTCAGAACAGGAGATAGAAAGACCCAAAAAAAAACAGAAATCATGCTATAGTGGCAAGCAGGGATACCACACATTAAAGTCGCAAGTCGTTGCCGATCAAAAAAGCGAGCAGGTAATCTGTGTCCGTTGTGAGAAAGGAAGAGTCCATGATTTTCGACTGTGGAAAGAGAGCAAAATAAGGTTAAATAAGGAAATAGAAATATTAGGGGATAAAGGCTATCAAGGAATTCAGAAAATCCATCAAAACAGTCAAATTCCTCATAAAAAAAAGAAAAAAGAAAAACTAAGTAAAGAGCAAAAAAAAGCCAATCGTCAGTTATCACAACGGCGCATAGTTATAGAACATATTCATCGTCGTCTCAAAATATTTCGGATACTTTCATCAAGATACAGAAATCGCAGACGGCGATTTGGTCTGAGATTGAATTTGATTGCTGGTATCTACAATTACGAACTTCGTTACCGACAAAAGGATATATCTTGA